The following is a genomic window from Malus sylvestris chromosome 7, drMalSylv7.2, whole genome shotgun sequence.
AGCAACAAAATATATGGAAAAAAAAGCAACAGAACCCTAGATTCCTCAAAGCCCAGACAAAAGTATCTCGAACTGCAGGTTTCTCCCAGAATtttggagaaaaagaaaattacatcACCAATTCTAGTCCATATTAGGTCAGAGTTCTATATGAACACCAATTCTAAAATTGAATGGAAAATTCTCTCTTTTACAAATAATTCCCACGCAATTTAGCTCAAAGAAACTAAAATCAAAAGAACCAACCAGACCACAGGCGACAAAATCAACTAGAAGAAGCTGAggaattttttttcaacaattcaaaaatttgatatcaaaattcaaaatttcaaattctttCTCGAGAACCAAACGGGGAATTGgggaaaattgaagaaaaataacGAAGACGGGAAGAGGAAAACCCGGAAACAAACCTGAGAGAGCAAATCAATGAGCATAAATTTTCTATCTGCTGTATGAATTTTCTTGCCACAGCAGAGGCCGGCAATTGGAGGATTTTCCCGAGAAAATGTGGGTCTCGTTTCGTTTTTCTTCTATTGGAAACTTTGGGGGAAAAAGGTAGGATTTGGGGTTTGAATTTTAATGGAGATGTGAGATGCGTAACCGAAATGTGAaatgtttagagagagagagagagagagagagagaagctgtTTGAATGAGGAGAAAAGAGGACCGTTGAAGAAGGCAGAGGGGGCTTGTTAAAGATTTGTTTTTTAATGATTCTCCGGGACGAAGCAGGTCACGCACCAACGGcatttgaatttcaaattttcaggaGAGGACTCAGATTTGCTGTAGTCGATTTATCGCTGCTAATATGTATTTGTCCAATGGAATTTTGCCATTTGTGATTAattctaaataaaaaatttaaaataatttataatcgcACGATATATAAATGGTTAAGATATAATGATTTCTAAGATTTCATAATTTGGATCCGAATGGGATCCAAATTCGAAAAATTGGATATAAGATTGTGaaagaaaattaatatttttcaaaaacacaatctaacGAATACCAAATTTGAAAATGATATTGAATCAATACGACaataaatatgaaaataaatacTTAAATAAGATTTATCTATCTTATTTCCTTAATGAAAAAAGAAAGCATTTTTGCCAAATTTAAACATACTTAAGTTAATTAGAATAGTCTGCCTCTCCCCTTCACCTATTAGTTTAGGTTAGAATAATCAAAGaaccatttggaaaaaaaaaattctaaattggAATTTTAAAAGAAAGTTTCTTATTGATCAAAAGTGAAACGTAGGACACGAGTACACAACTAATAGCttatttggaaagtagttttttttttttctttaatacatcaatatttttacactaagaaaATAAAGAGTTCGGCAAAACCACACAATAGGTAgtctaatttgatatcgaattcgtcattcaCAAGATTCGAAcgtaagacctctcacttttaagtgaaaaggaataccacAAAACCGTAGTACAAAATGACCTATTTGAAAAGTAGTTTAAGTGACTTAAAGgtagcgtttggtacgcagacggaacaGGATGGAACGAATGTTCTGTGTATATTTGGTACGCCCAGGACGGAGCATGATGGTTGTTCCGTTCTGCATTTGGTAGCACATGGACGGAACGGAACCAAAAacttaaaatgactaaaataccCATGTTCCGTCTGTTGTTTGGTACAATTTTATGTGTGGAACGGGacaagacttttttttttttaagttgttcAAATTTGAATTGTTCAAATTTGAACACTATTATCcattatttgtttttcttggtCCAAATTTTATTCGGTATATGTTGTGTTCCGCATGCAAACccctttaaaatttgtaatttatATCTTCTATGATTTGTTGATGAAGTCAGACTTCCTCGAGCCAGTGAATATTGGAAGTAATGAGTTCTTTAGCATGAATAAGATGGTTAAGATGGTTCTGTTCATGGTTGCCATGCAATGTTGAAAAATATATAAGTTTAATGATCATGCATGTCGTAACGTTTTAGggtttaaacattcataacttaaATAggttatattacaattaaaCATTGGTACTCAGCTTCTGTGGAGGATCGACACCTCTTTCacattttaaatgaaaattttaaccaACAATTACATTTTCTTAACCACAAAATTCTACataccaaacattaaatccatgACTTTGGACACCAATGACTTTGCTGAGGAAGCAATTGCACCTCCAGATTTCTGCGCGCTGGTATTACCGTTTTGAAGATAGTAAGGACGAGGGGGGGCTTTTGAAGCATTCATCTTTGCATGTTTCATGAACGGTTGAGGGGGAAATGTCATGAAATCCTGATTGTTGACCCTTTCATTTAATGCATGGCGTTGCATTGGATCCAGCGGCTTCACCCCTATAATTAGTGCCCCGTTAATTTGCATCCCATTCTTGCTAAGAGCCTTCTGAGCATCAGAGTAACTCTGCACCACCAGCAAAGTGAATGGTTAACAATTTTCAATAGCAGTTGCATTCTTGTAGGATACCTAGCCAAACTGAGCAAACGAAGAGTAGAAAGATGGAATACAGGTAAGTCTTTGGCAACCAAAACACAGAGACAAACATGGTCTACATCCATTTTCCCTCATATACGCACGGCGCACACATAATGGTGTTACAAATTCCTTCCATGCCATAAGCCAACAGCAGTagcaaataattataatgtgatcttgtGATTACTTCCTTAGACATAAGTATTACTGATAATCTTAATCAATATTATGCCTCCATGAGGCTATGTCTGCAGCCAAGGCCAATAAGCGATCTTACTTTTGACATACATGGTAGCATCCCGCCAATAATAAAACCCAACTTTAAGCAGAAGTGATGCACAGTGCCATTATTATAGTTGACAGAGACAAATCCATACATTTTACAAGTAAAACATCTTTCATAACACATAACAAAAGATAAGTCATAAAAACAAACTCAGCTATTTCCAGCTGctcaaaaatttaatttatatcaaagttttggttagttttaCTCCCAATTTCAAGGGCATTTCTTACAGATAGTCAATGAGTTTGACTCGCAAACTCTCCAATTGACGAATTCATGGTAACATTACCAGTTCAAAGAGGTGAAGAAATGAAGAGAAGATCAATCATTGATACAAGAAATTTGATTCATCAAACTCAAAATAATGGAGAAAAAAGAACCTGATATAGAATGTGCATCCAGTTGGCATCTCTTGGACCAGGAACATGTTTCAAAATCACTCCACATTTTTCAAACTCTCGTATAACTAAATTTGTATCAACTGGAGGGAATCTGGAAGGAAAAATAAGAACACCATCAGAAGCCTAAATGTGGATAGCTGAGCaaaaattacattgtaattactCAATAAGTTAGACAAGCAAGCCATAACTTTAgtgattgaagacttgaagaccAAGTACAACCAAATAAGCTTCAATCAGTTGAACGACTGACCTAAAAAGTTGGAGAGAGCTATGTGATAAAACAATACAATAAAGTGTTCTACGTGTTCccaacatttttctttagaGTACATAACAAAACATTTCCATGGTCCTTAAAACTGTGAACTAGAAGCTCAGTATAGCAATTCACAAAAATTAACTTCTATTCAACAGACATGCATAGAAAATATCAAACACCATTATATCCAATAATTTACACAACACTTTACCGTTAACTAGTTGACCATTTTTTGAGTTTCCTTTAGGGATATCTACTAAGTTGTGTCTTACCCCTAAGTTCTAACAGTTGATTACCAAACAAGATCTCCCTTTTTTATTGTGCAAGGTCAATAAATTCTAAGTAATGAAGTAGCTAAGAGGAGCAGAGACTTGGGAAAGGGTTTGTGGTTTGACACACAACTTGCTCACCAGTAAGTAGCTAAGAAAGA
Proteins encoded in this region:
- the LOC126630340 gene encoding nuclear pore complex protein NUP35-like, translated to MHILYQSYSDAQKALSKNGMQINGALIIGVKPLDPMQRHALNERVNNQDFMTFPPQPFMKHAKMNASKAPPRPYYLQNGNTSAQKSGGAIASSAKSLVSKVMDLMFGM